A window of the Diospyros lotus cultivar Yz01 unplaced genomic scaffold, ASM1463336v1 superscaf1, whole genome shotgun sequence genome harbors these coding sequences:
- the LOC127793264 gene encoding mini zinc finger protein 1-like, giving the protein MKKRVVRREGSNRSASASVVRTVRYAECQKNHAANIGGYAVDGCREFMPSGEEASSGALRCAACGCHRSFHRRDEETEVVSESS; this is encoded by the coding sequence ATGAAGAAGCGCGTCGTGAGAAGGGAAGGATCGAACAGAAGTGCCAGTGCATCGGTTGTTAGGACCGTCAGATATGCAGAGTGTCAGAAAAATCATGCAGCCAATATCGGAGGATATGCAGTGGATGGCTGCCGGGAGTTCATGCCAAGCGGCGAGGAGGCGAGCAGCGGTGCACTTAGGTGTGCTGCCTGTGGCTGCCACCGGAGTTTCCACAGAAGGGATGAGGAAACTGAGGTAGTTTCTGAGTCTTCCTGA